In Deinococcus puniceus, one genomic interval encodes:
- a CDS encoding acyl-CoA-binding protein: MTPEPQHAAFKQAQEDVQALSSKPGNDTMLKLYALYKQATLGDTTGERPGGFNFVAAAKYDAWKALAGQSQADAQAEYVALVERLKGQN, from the coding sequence GTGACCCCTGAACCCCAACACGCCGCTTTCAAGCAAGCCCAAGAAGATGTGCAGGCCCTCTCCAGCAAGCCTGGGAATGACACCATGCTTAAGCTCTATGCGCTGTACAAGCAAGCCACTTTGGGTGACACGACAGGCGAGCGTCCTGGCGGATTCAACTTTGTGGCCGCCGCCAAGTACGACGCGTGGAAGGCACTGGCGGGCCAGAGTCAGGCAGACGCGCAGGCGGAGTATGTGGCGCTGGTAGAGCGGCTGAAAGGCCAGAACTGA
- a CDS encoding ImmA/IrrE family metallo-endopeptidase — protein MRELATTYVQALPGLDTHSLMAGLDGVTLRFLPMGDRDGAYDPEHHVILINSGVRPSRQRFTLAHEISHALLLGNDDLLSDLHDAYEGDRLEGVIETLCNVGAAAILMPDTLIADLISRFGPSGRTLAELARRADVSASSALYALAERTEAPVIYAVCALSRAGAEEREPDEDGMVAPTSTKVLTVRASSAAPGVKYSLRPGTPIPDSHPIAAALETNFPISQESYVPFRSGRKMPAYLDAFPERQAVMVSFALPVAPASAPKKEED, from the coding sequence ATGCGAGAACTGGCGACTACCTACGTGCAGGCCCTGCCGGGTCTGGACACCCACAGCCTGATGGCGGGTCTGGACGGCGTGACCCTGCGATTCCTGCCGATGGGTGACCGCGACGGCGCATATGACCCGGAGCATCACGTCATTCTGATCAACAGCGGCGTGCGGCCCTCGCGCCAACGCTTCACGCTGGCCCATGAAATCAGTCACGCACTGCTGCTGGGCAACGATGATCTGCTGAGCGACCTGCATGATGCTTATGAGGGTGACCGCCTAGAGGGCGTGATCGAGACGCTGTGCAACGTGGGCGCGGCGGCGATCTTGATGCCTGACACGCTGATTGCCGATCTGATCTCGCGCTTTGGCCCCAGCGGGCGCACGTTGGCGGAGCTGGCACGGCGGGCCGATGTGAGCGCCAGTAGCGCCCTGTACGCCCTCGCCGAGCGCACCGAAGCGCCCGTGATCTATGCGGTCTGTGCCCTTTCGCGTGCTGGTGCCGAGGAGCGCGAACCCGATGAGGACGGCATGGTGGCCCCCACGAGTACCAAGGTGCTGACGGTGAGGGCCAGCAGCGCCGCGCCCGGCGTGAAGTACAGCTTGCGCCCCGGCACGCCCATTCCCGACAGCCATCCTATCGCCGCAGCCCTAGAAACCAATTTCCCCATCAGTCAGGAAAGCTATGTGCCGTTCCGGTCTGGCCGCAAAATGCCTGCCTACTTAGACGCCTTCCCGGAGCGGCAGGCGGTGATGGTCAGTTTTGCGCTGCCTGTCGCTCCGGCCAGTGCCCCTAAGAAAGAGGAAGATTGA
- the folP gene encoding dihydropteroate synthase, producing MGWAEQAHALTFRFAVPGSTRTPGGWQVQWHGCGVMGILNVTPDSFSNGGEHFRLTEAVAAARAMRDAGAVMIDVGGESTRPGAVPVSAAEELDRILPVIRALAEENVLISVDTMKAEVADAALWAGAHLINDVTALRDPAMRQVCADAGAPAALMHMQGEPRTMQQRPEYGDVVGEVRAFLQERAAEVLAAGVPSVLLDPGLGFGKTLEHNLSLLRATAELSDLGHPLLVGASRKRMIDRLAGVPVAAERDPGSLALHLHAARQGAALVRVHAAAAHVQALRVQAALDQVAPN from the coding sequence ATAGGTTGGGCCGAACAGGCGCACGCCCTCACGTTCCGATTTGCCGTTCCCGGCAGCACCCGCACGCCCGGCGGCTGGCAGGTGCAGTGGCACGGCTGCGGCGTGATGGGCATTCTGAACGTGACACCCGATTCGTTTAGCAACGGCGGTGAGCACTTTCGGCTGACGGAAGCGGTGGCGGCGGCCCGTGCCATGCGCGACGCCGGGGCAGTGATGATCGACGTAGGTGGCGAAAGCACCCGCCCCGGCGCTGTGCCCGTCTCTGCTGCCGAGGAATTAGACCGGATTCTGCCCGTCATCCGTGCGCTGGCAGAGGAAAACGTGCTGATCAGCGTGGACACGATGAAAGCGGAGGTGGCCGACGCCGCGCTGTGGGCTGGCGCACACCTGATCAACGATGTGACCGCCCTGCGCGACCCAGCTATGCGCCAAGTGTGCGCCGACGCCGGAGCGCCCGCCGCGCTGATGCACATGCAGGGCGAGCCGCGCACCATGCAGCAGCGGCCCGAATACGGGGATGTGGTGGGCGAGGTGCGAGCCTTTTTGCAGGAGCGGGCGGCGGAAGTGCTGGCGGCGGGTGTGCCGTCTGTGTTGCTTGACCCCGGCTTAGGCTTTGGCAAAACGCTGGAACACAACCTGAGCTTGCTGCGGGCCACCGCTGAGCTCTCAGATTTGGGGCATCCGCTGTTGGTGGGGGCCAGCCGCAAACGCATGATCGATAGGCTGGCGGGCGTGCCAGTCGCAGCCGAGCGCGATCCCGGTTCGCTGGCCCTGCATCTGCACGCGGCGCGGCAGGGGGCAGCGTTGGTGCGTGTGCATGCGGCAGCCGCCCACGTTCAAGCCCTGCGGGTGCAAGCAGCCTTAGACCAAGTAGCCCCCAACTAA
- the folB gene encoding dihydroneopterin aldolase has translation MSRVVLEGLEFHARHGVYDTEAVLGARFVIDAELHYPFAGLPDQLNAAVNYAAVYDAIRQEVTEQRWQLIEVVADRVARRVLRDQPRLESVTVRVHKPFAPIPGVFRDVYAELTLQQGEQT, from the coding sequence ATGAGCCGTGTGGTATTGGAAGGACTGGAATTTCATGCGCGGCATGGCGTGTACGACACGGAAGCGGTGCTGGGCGCACGCTTCGTGATTGACGCGGAACTGCATTACCCCTTTGCGGGCCTGCCCGATCAACTGAATGCTGCCGTAAATTACGCCGCCGTCTACGACGCGATTCGGCAGGAAGTGACCGAGCAGCGCTGGCAACTGATAGAGGTGGTGGCTGACCGGGTGGCCCGCCGCGTGCTGCGTGATCAGCCGCGCCTAGAGAGCGTGACGGTGCGCGTGCATAAGCCGTTTGCCCCCATTCCGGGCGTCTTCCGCGACGTGTACGCGGAGTTGACCTTGCAGCAGGGAGAACAGACCTAA
- the folK gene encoding 2-amino-4-hydroxy-6-hydroxymethyldihydropteridine diphosphokinase, with the protein MQTAWIALGANLGEARQTLQWARAELAQLGTVTGASALYRTAPVGGPPGQPDYLNAALTLHTRLPAPALLAALHTLEARAGRERRERWEARILDLDLILYGDLVMETPSLTLPHPRAWQRAFVLAPLADLDPLRRHPDTGESVAEALERVGRDGVFRETSDW; encoded by the coding sequence ATGCAGACGGCATGGATCGCCCTCGGCGCGAACTTGGGCGAGGCGCGGCAGACCTTGCAGTGGGCACGGGCAGAACTGGCACAGCTGGGAACCGTCACGGGGGCATCGGCCCTGTACCGCACCGCGCCTGTGGGTGGCCCGCCCGGTCAGCCCGATTACCTGAACGCGGCCCTGACCCTACACACCCGCCTGCCTGCCCCAGCCCTGCTGGCAGCCCTGCACACCCTAGAAGCCCGCGCTGGACGCGAACGCCGCGAACGCTGGGAGGCCCGGATTCTAGATCTGGATTTGATCCTGTACGGTGATTTGGTGATGGAGACGCCCTCACTGACCCTGCCCCACCCCCGCGCTTGGCAGCGGGCCTTCGTGCTGGCTCCGCTGGCCGATCTAGACCCGCTGCGCCGCCACCCGGACACAGGGGAGAGTGTGGCGGAAGCGCTGGAGCGGGTGGGGCGGGACGGCGTGTTTAGGGAAACGTCCGATTGGTAA
- the pnp gene encoding polyribonucleotide nucleotidyltransferase, with translation MIGKTFTTMLGGRELSIETGKLAKLVSGSVTLRYGDTMLLVTAQAREEKSPLDFLPLTVEFEERHYAVGKIPGSFHRREGRPGEKAILGARITDRQIRPLFPKGYRHETQVIITVISADQQNLPDVLGPIGASAALSISDIPWGGPTACVRVGQVDGQYVLNPTTEQLNRSVLDLVVAGTRDAVMMVEAGAQTVSEELIVGAIEFAHAEMQGVISLIETMRAELGQEKFNILAEGDLTPDLVPELAAAARSSGLRDALLTTKKKERSANLKALRDRLIAAQIPEGEMDAAEARIAALKTAFGKVEKQELRRLILEEDMRADGRNSKTVRPIWIETRSLPRAHGSAIFTRGETQVLGIATLGTERDNLLVDDLTLDDNDKFLLHYNFPPYSTGEVKRMGGQSRREIGHGNLAKRAIRAVLPTFEEFPYVIRVVGEVLESNGSSSMATVCAGTLALMDAGVPLKAPVAGVAMGLVIEGDKYRILTDILGLEDALGDMDFKVCGSEHGITALQMDIKVGGITPAIMREALEQARVGRLHILGKMAEVLAAPRAELAPTAPRIVTIKINPELIGKVIGPGGKQIRELEALGAQITLEEDGTVRIFSADGAAAEAVKARIEGLTRTAKIGEEFEGTVVKTAAFGAFINLFPGQDGMLHISQMSEERVNAVEDVLNVGDKLRVKIVNVDDRGKIDLVRPELEGKIAPRAPREARPGGDRGGRPPRRD, from the coding sequence ATGATTGGAAAAACGTTTACAACGATGCTGGGTGGCCGCGAACTGAGCATCGAGACGGGCAAACTGGCCAAACTGGTCAGCGGCAGCGTGACCCTGCGCTACGGCGACACGATGTTGCTGGTCACCGCGCAGGCCCGCGAAGAAAAGAGTCCACTGGATTTCCTGCCTCTGACGGTGGAATTTGAAGAAAGGCATTACGCGGTAGGCAAGATTCCCGGATCGTTTCACCGCCGCGAGGGACGCCCCGGCGAGAAGGCCATCTTGGGCGCACGCATTACAGACCGCCAGATTCGGCCCCTCTTTCCCAAGGGCTACCGCCACGAAACGCAGGTCATCATCACCGTGATCAGCGCCGATCAGCAGAACCTGCCCGACGTGCTGGGGCCAATCGGCGCTTCGGCGGCCCTCAGCATCAGCGATATTCCTTGGGGCGGCCCCACTGCCTGCGTGCGCGTGGGCCAAGTGGACGGCCAATACGTGCTGAACCCCACCACCGAGCAACTGAACCGTTCGGTACTCGACCTCGTGGTGGCCGGAACCCGCGACGCCGTGATGATGGTGGAAGCGGGCGCACAAACGGTCAGTGAGGAACTGATCGTGGGGGCCATCGAGTTTGCCCACGCCGAGATGCAAGGCGTGATTTCGCTGATCGAAACCATGCGGGCCGAACTGGGCCAAGAAAAATTCAACATTTTGGCCGAAGGCGACCTGACCCCCGACCTCGTGCCGGAACTGGCCGCCGCCGCCCGCAGCTCTGGCCTGCGCGACGCCCTGCTGACCACCAAAAAGAAGGAACGCAGCGCGAATCTGAAGGCGCTCCGTGACCGCTTGATTGCCGCCCAGATTCCTGAGGGAGAGATGGACGCCGCCGAAGCCCGAATTGCTGCCCTAAAAACCGCGTTTGGCAAGGTAGAAAAGCAGGAACTCCGCCGCCTGATTCTGGAAGAAGACATGCGGGCCGATGGACGCAACTCTAAGACCGTGCGCCCCATCTGGATCGAAACCCGCAGCCTGCCCCGCGCTCACGGCAGCGCCATTTTTACCCGTGGAGAAACCCAAGTGCTGGGTATCGCCACGCTGGGCACCGAACGCGACAACCTGCTGGTAGACGACCTCACGCTGGACGACAACGATAAATTCCTGTTGCACTACAATTTCCCGCCGTACTCCACAGGTGAAGTGAAGCGCATGGGCGGGCAGTCTCGCCGCGAAATCGGGCACGGCAACCTTGCCAAACGGGCCATTCGCGCCGTGCTGCCCACTTTCGAAGAATTCCCCTACGTGATCCGCGTGGTGGGCGAAGTGCTGGAATCGAACGGCAGCTCCAGTATGGCCACCGTTTGCGCCGGAACCTTGGCGCTGATGGACGCGGGCGTGCCGCTGAAGGCTCCAGTAGCGGGTGTGGCGATGGGTCTGGTCATCGAAGGCGACAAGTACCGCATCCTCACCGATATTTTGGGGCTGGAAGACGCCTTGGGCGACATGGATTTCAAGGTGTGCGGCAGCGAACACGGCATCACGGCGCTGCAAATGGACATCAAGGTGGGCGGCATTACCCCCGCCATCATGCGTGAGGCGCTGGAGCAAGCCCGCGTGGGCCGCCTGCACATCCTCGGCAAAATGGCCGAAGTGCTGGCCGCGCCCCGCGCAGAACTGGCTCCCACCGCGCCGCGCATCGTGACCATCAAGATCAATCCCGAACTGATCGGCAAAGTGATCGGCCCGGGCGGCAAGCAGATTCGGGAACTGGAGGCCCTCGGCGCACAGATTACGCTGGAAGAAGACGGCACGGTACGCATTTTCAGTGCCGATGGAGCCGCTGCCGAAGCCGTGAAAGCCCGAATCGAAGGCCTGACCCGCACGGCCAAGATTGGGGAAGAATTTGAAGGCACTGTCGTCAAGACCGCCGCTTTCGGGGCCTTCATCAATTTGTTCCCCGGTCAGGACGGCATGCTGCACATCAGCCAGATGTCCGAGGAGCGCGTAAACGCTGTAGAAGACGTGCTGAACGTGGGCGACAAGCTGCGCGTGAAGATCGTGAACGTGGATGACCGGGGCAAAATAGACCTCGTGCGCCCCGAACTGGAAGGCAAAATCGCCCCCCGTGCGCCGCGTGAAGCCCGTCCGGGTGGAGACCGGGGCGGACGGCCACCTCGCCGTGACTGA